In one window of Qipengyuania profundimaris DNA:
- a CDS encoding cold-shock protein → MTTGTVKFFIGDKGYGFIQPDDGSADSFVHISAVQAAGMTTLDKDQRLNYEVETGSNGQASAVNLSAAD, encoded by the coding sequence ATGACTACCGGTACAGTAAAATTCTTCATTGGCGACAAGGGCTATGGCTTCATCCAGCCCGATGACGGCTCCGCCGACAGCTTCGTGCACATCTCCGCGGTCCAAGCGGCGGGCATGACAACGCTCGATAAGGACCAGCGCCTCAATTACGAGGTCGAGACTGGCAGCAATGGCCAGGCCAGCGCCGTGAACCTGTCCGCCGCCGATTGA
- the infA gene encoding translation initiation factor IF-1, giving the protein MEGEINEILPDGRFGVTLDNEHRLICYTAGKMRRYRIRSVVGDRVHVELTPYDLTKGRIVFRERTPGQGPAGARKRGYRR; this is encoded by the coding sequence ATGGAGGGCGAGATCAACGAGATCCTGCCCGATGGCCGCTTCGGCGTCACTCTCGATAATGAGCATCGTCTGATCTGCTACACAGCAGGGAAGATGCGTCGTTACCGTATCCGCTCGGTCGTTGGAGACCGCGTACATGTCGAATTGACGCCCTATGATCTGACCAAGGGCCGGATCGTCTTTCGCGAACGAACACCCGGGCAAGGACCCGCCGGTGCTCGCAAGCGCGGATACAGGCGCTGA
- a CDS encoding cold-shock protein has product MTHFGKIKSYDSGKGTGMITPDKGGDALPFGRKDLQQEAQEPSVDQRYGYDTSEVDGGNKRAINLQPQQGEAESVQEEQARSQQG; this is encoded by the coding sequence ATGACACATTTCGGCAAGATCAAGAGCTACGACAGTGGCAAGGGCACCGGCATGATCACCCCGGATAAGGGCGGCGACGCGCTGCCGTTCGGTCGGAAGGATCTGCAGCAGGAAGCACAGGAGCCCAGCGTCGATCAGCGCTACGGTTACGACACCAGCGAAGTCGACGGCGGAAACAAGCGGGCCATCAACCTGCAGCCGCAGCAGGGCGAAGCTGAGAGCGTACAGGAGGAACAGGCGCGCTCCCAGCAGGGCTAG